The Nitrosomonas cryotolerans ATCC 49181 genome includes a window with the following:
- a CDS encoding ADP-ribosylglycohydrolase family protein — MGIDYALPDQADPESVSGKTSEAEETQTSVPPPAWRSERQQPHTAQGRFRGCLLGGAVGDALGAPVEFMTQTQILHHFGPKGITQYAPAYGGLGMITDDTQMALFTAEGLIRGWVRGCLKGITTYTDVTAHAYLRWLQTQGERPNRNIRFGTDEPGWLFQQHQLHSCRAPGNTCLSALQAMRSLGEPARNDSKGCGGVMRVAPVGLFAWRQHTSSQDTFRLGTELAALTHGHPTGALTGGVLAVLIQLLTDGAALLEALAASKVILRAEAGHEETLRAIELAEELAISGLPHEEAVARLGQGWIAEEALAISIYCALVARNFKHGVILAVNHDGDSDSTGSIVGNLLGTIHGVEAIPAEWLEPLELRDVITELADDLYTFIDWEIGCDEHSENKALNQQILQKYPGS, encoded by the coding sequence TTGGGCATCGACTACGCACTACCCGATCAGGCAGACCCGGAGTCTGTCTCTGGAAAAACCAGCGAAGCGGAAGAAACCCAGACATCAGTACCGCCACCGGCCTGGCGCAGCGAGCGCCAGCAACCGCACACTGCCCAGGGGCGCTTTCGGGGCTGCCTGTTGGGTGGCGCAGTCGGCGATGCACTCGGCGCACCAGTCGAGTTCATGACGCAAACCCAGATTCTCCACCACTTCGGCCCCAAGGGCATCACCCAGTACGCACCGGCTTACGGTGGGCTGGGGATGATCACCGATGACACGCAGATGGCTCTATTCACCGCAGAAGGGCTGATCCGAGGTTGGGTGCGCGGCTGCCTCAAAGGCATCACGACCTATACCGACGTGACGGCCCATGCCTATCTGCGCTGGCTGCAAACCCAGGGTGAGCGCCCGAACCGCAATATTCGTTTCGGTACTGATGAGCCTGGCTGGCTGTTTCAACAGCACCAGCTGCACAGCTGTCGTGCGCCGGGCAACACCTGCCTATCCGCTCTACAGGCGATGCGCTCCCTCGGGGAACCCGCCCGCAACGACAGCAAGGGCTGCGGCGGCGTCATGCGGGTTGCACCGGTCGGATTGTTCGCTTGGCGCCAGCACACATCGTCCCAGGACACCTTCCGGCTGGGCACCGAGCTGGCAGCGCTGACCCACGGCCACCCCACCGGGGCACTGACTGGTGGCGTTCTGGCGGTGCTGATCCAGTTGTTGACGGATGGCGCTGCGCTGCTCGAGGCACTGGCGGCTTCCAAGGTCATCCTGCGGGCGGAGGCCGGCCATGAGGAGACGCTGCGTGCGATTGAGTTGGCCGAGGAGCTGGCTATTTCCGGCTTGCCGCATGAAGAAGCCGTTGCCCGGCTGGGTCAGGGCTGGATCGCGGAGGAAGCACTGGCGATCTCCATCTATTGCGCGCTGGTCGCCCGTAACTTTAAGCATGGCGTGATCCTGGCGGTAAACCACGATGGCGATTCCGACTCGACCGGATCGATCGTCGGCAACCTGCTGGGCACCATCCATGGCGTAGAAGCGATCCCGGCCGAATGGCTAGAGCCGCTTGAACTACGCGACGTCATCACCGAACTGGCAGACGACCTCTACACATTCATAGACTGGGAGATCGGCTGCGATGAGCACAGCGAAAACAAAGCGTTGAATCAACAAATCTTACAGAAATACCCGGGATCTTGA
- a CDS encoding type II toxin-antitoxin system RelE/ParE family toxin: MGSFTLTQKAKADMLSIGRYTLKEWGEKQQRRYLSQLDSAFHDLASKPEIGRSCFEIRKGYYKYGVGKHLIFFRHAGKDQIEIVRILHGRMDIEHHL; this comes from the coding sequence ATGGGATCATTCACACTTACACAGAAGGCAAAGGCTGATATGCTTTCGATTGGTCGTTATACACTCAAAGAATGGGGTGAGAAGCAACAAAGGCGCTATCTGAGTCAACTCGATTCAGCGTTTCATGATTTGGCGAGCAAACCGGAAATAGGTCGTTCATGCTTTGAAATTCGTAAAGGCTATTATAAATACGGAGTAGGTAAACATTTAATCTTTTTTCGCCATGCAGGAAAAGATCAAATAGAAATTGTGCGTATCCTACATGGCCGCATGGATATTGAGCATCATTTATAA
- the msrB gene encoding peptide-methionine (R)-S-oxide reductase MsrB, with translation MKRRTVLQGFSVLVALPLIPACSRSPGAGEASSLITPLKKPHEEWRALVSPRAYQILFEEATERPESSNLVYEDRDGTFICAACYLPLFESANKYESWTGWPSFTQPIAGHVATRIDFKMIWPRTEYHCVRCGGHQGHLFSDGPPPRGERWCNNGIALKFVPTDEPLPALRS, from the coding sequence TTGAAACGACGCACTGTGTTACAAGGCTTTAGCGTCCTGGTCGCATTGCCGCTCATCCCCGCATGCTCACGCTCACCAGGGGCTGGTGAAGCATCCAGCCTGATTACACCCCTCAAAAAGCCGCATGAAGAATGGCGCGCATTAGTCTCACCCAGGGCTTATCAGATACTCTTTGAGGAGGCAACCGAACGTCCGGAATCCAGCAATCTGGTTTACGAGGATCGTGACGGCACCTTTATTTGCGCCGCCTGCTATCTGCCGCTGTTTGAAAGCGCGAATAAATATGAAAGCTGGACCGGCTGGCCCAGTTTTACCCAGCCTATTGCCGGGCACGTAGCAACCAGGATTGACTTCAAGATGATCTGGCCACGCACCGAATACCACTGCGTACGTTGCGGCGGACATCAAGGACATTTATTCAGCGATGGCCCGCCACCACGCGGCGAGCGTTGGTGCAATAACGGCATTGCTTTAAAATTTGTGCCAACAGATGAACCCCTGCCCGCACTTAGAAGCTGA
- a CDS encoding RNA-guided endonuclease InsQ/TnpB family protein, protein MFLPKIGWVKYRNSRQVIGDVKNMTISRKGSYWYVSIQTEYETELKRHSSTSMIGVDMGVTRFATLSDGSYVEPLNSFRKLSKKLAFEQRKLSKKVRFSANWKKQKQIITRLHERIANARLDFLHKTSTEISKNHAMVVVENLKIGNMSKSAKGSVEKHGKNVKAKSGLNKSILDQGWGMFVSFLEYKQACSGGDVLKVNPQYTSQTCPRCQHVSRDNRKSQSAFECTECGFKANADLVGALNVLERGHRLLACGVETLVSSKKQEPVDSSNTNLLLTA, encoded by the coding sequence GTGTTCTTGCCTAAAATCGGTTGGGTGAAATATCGTAATTCACGCCAAGTCATTGGTGACGTTAAAAATATGACGATTTCCCGTAAAGGCAGTTATTGGTACGTGTCGATTCAGACTGAGTACGAGACCGAGCTAAAGCGTCATAGCTCAACCAGTATGATTGGTGTTGATATGGGCGTTACCCGCTTTGCAACCTTGTCAGACGGCTCATACGTAGAACCTTTAAACAGTTTCAGAAAGTTATCAAAGAAACTGGCTTTTGAACAGCGTAAGCTGTCTAAAAAAGTCCGTTTCTCTGCTAACTGGAAAAAGCAGAAACAAATCATTACCCGCCTGCATGAGCGTATTGCCAATGCTCGTTTAGACTTCTTACACAAAACCTCAACCGAAATCAGCAAAAATCACGCAATGGTCGTAGTTGAGAATTTAAAGATAGGAAACATGTCTAAGAGTGCCAAGGGCAGTGTTGAAAAGCATGGTAAAAACGTCAAAGCGAAATCGGGTCTAAACAAATCCATTCTTGACCAAGGATGGGGAATGTTCGTTTCGTTCTTGGAGTATAAACAGGCTTGTTCAGGCGGGGATGTATTGAAGGTAAACCCTCAATACACCTCTCAAACCTGCCCTAGATGTCAACATGTTAGTCGTGACAATCGCAAAAGCCAAAGTGCTTTTGAATGTACAGAATGTGGATTTAAAGCCAATGCCGACTTGGTAGGTGCCTTGAATGTACTTGAGCGAGGACATCGCTTGTTAGCCTGTGGAGTTGAAACGTTAGTTTCGTCTAAGAAGCAGGAACCAGTAGACAGTAGCAATACAAACCTACTCTTAACGGCTTAA
- the tnpA gene encoding IS200/IS605 family transposase, whose amino-acid sequence MQVNNDVRTGRHCVFNLHVHLVFVTKYRRDVFSGRVLIDLEEIFKNVCLDFEAELVEFNGEHDHIHLLVNYPPKIAISNLVNSLKGVSSRLIRKKNYPEIKNKLWGNMLWSPSYFAGSCGGAPFSIIKQYIEQQQRPH is encoded by the coding sequence ATGCAAGTTAATAACGATGTAAGAACAGGAAGACATTGCGTTTTTAATCTTCATGTTCATTTGGTCTTTGTAACAAAATACCGTAGAGATGTTTTCTCCGGAAGGGTATTAATTGATTTGGAAGAAATATTTAAAAACGTGTGTTTGGATTTTGAAGCAGAATTGGTGGAATTTAACGGTGAGCATGATCATATTCACCTTTTAGTTAACTATCCACCAAAAATTGCTATTTCTAACTTGGTAAATAGTTTGAAAGGCGTTTCAAGCCGACTTATTCGCAAAAAGAATTATCCCGAAATTAAAAATAAGCTTTGGGGTAATATGCTTTGGAGTCCAAGCTATTTTGCGGGTAGTTGTGGTGGAGCACCATTCTCGATTATTAAGCAATATATTGAACAACAGCAAAGACCGCATTAA
- a CDS encoding type II toxin-antitoxin system ParD family antitoxin, with protein MPVQKNTSVTLGKHFEKFLAHQVETGRYGSASEAIRAGLRLLEEREIKLEALRHALIEGEQSGTSDYSLQNILDELEDEK; from the coding sequence ATGCCTGTGCAAAAAAATACCAGTGTGACATTGGGTAAGCATTTTGAGAAATTTCTGGCGCACCAGGTTGAAACCGGACGTTATGGCTCGGCCAGCGAAGCCATACGGGCGGGACTCCGTTTGCTTGAGGAACGCGAAATTAAACTGGAAGCATTGCGCCATGCTTTGATTGAGGGTGAACAAAGCGGCACGTCTGATTATTCATTGCAAAACATTCTGGATGAATTGGAAGATGAAAAGTAG
- a CDS encoding helix-turn-helix domain-containing protein yields MKQIIRKAFKSRLNPNSDQVQKMVEFAGANRFVWNKALAMNLFRLEQKQPLLWYNELSFWLKLWKSSEDYGFLKTVHSQPLQQALKNLEKAFKDGFDKKQPLKRIPKFKKKGLSDSFRYPQGFKLEQESAKCSCLKSVG; encoded by the coding sequence ATGAAGCAGATTATACGCAAAGCCTTTAAATCTCGACTCAATCCAAATTCTGACCAAGTACAGAAGATGGTTGAGTTTGCGGGTGCTAATCGGTTTGTTTGGAATAAAGCCTTAGCAATGAATCTGTTCAGATTAGAGCAGAAACAGCCATTGCTTTGGTACAACGAGTTGTCATTTTGGCTAAAGCTATGGAAATCCTCAGAAGATTATGGATTTCTAAAAACCGTTCATTCTCAACCGTTGCAACAAGCCTTAAAAAACTTAGAAAAAGCGTTCAAAGACGGTTTTGATAAAAAACAGCCTTTAAAACGGATTCCAAAATTCAAGAAAAAAGGTTTGAGTGACAGCTTTCGTTATCCACAAGGATTTAAGCTGGAGCAAGAGTCTGCAAAGTGTTCTTGCCTAAAATCGGTTGGGTGA
- a CDS encoding thiol-disulfide oxidoreductase DCC family protein: protein MNQSKKKITVYYDGACPSCIKDRKNYEKLAGKEGEDVCWFDITGQDAHLRDIGIDPYKAMTELHVRDERQQVFSELDAYILLMARVPRLKPLAWFIGLPVIRPLLSSLYRWMVNRRLGKSGRL from the coding sequence ATGAATCAATCAAAAAAAAAGATTACCGTCTACTACGATGGCGCTTGCCCAAGTTGCATCAAAGACCGAAAAAACTATGAGAAATTGGCGGGAAAAGAAGGTGAAGATGTGTGCTGGTTTGATATCACTGGGCAGGATGCCCATCTGCGCGATATTGGCATCGATCCCTACAAGGCCATGACCGAGCTGCATGTGCGCGATGAACGCCAACAGGTATTTTCCGAACTGGATGCCTATATTTTGCTGATGGCCCGAGTGCCGCGCCTAAAACCGCTGGCTTGGTTCATCGGTTTGCCAGTGATTCGACCATTGCTGTCGTCGCTCTACCGCTGGATGGTTAATCGACGCCTGGGAAAAAGTGGGCGCTTGTAG